The following are from one region of the Natronosporangium hydrolyticum genome:
- a CDS encoding IS30 family transposase gives MRSPGRPEPSRAVQREFWRLIATGITTVEAALHVGVSWPVGARWFRHAGGMPPISLDEPSGRYLSFAEREEIALLRAQGKGVREIGRSIGRDAGTISRELRRNAATRGGKQEYRATVAQWKAQQAAKRPKTAKLVSNPRLRDYVQERLSGSVRRPDGTVVAGPRPPAWKGLNKPHRQDRRWATAWSPEQIAHRLRIDFAHDESMRISHEAIYQALFIEGRGALKRELVACLRTGRALREPRARSQSKPQGHVTADVVISQRPAEADDRAVPGHWEGDLIIGTGRSAIGTVVERASRSTLLVHLPRLDGWGETPPVKNGPALGGYGAIAMNAALTASMTQLPEQLRKTLTWDRGKELSAHALFAIETGTKVFFADPHSPWQRPTNENTNGLLRQYFPKGTDLSRWTADDLEAVALALNDRPRRTLGWRTPAEVFEEQLRSIQQTGVATTG, from the coding sequence ATGCGGTCGCCGGGTCGGCCTGAGCCCTCTCGTGCTGTGCAGCGGGAGTTCTGGCGGCTGATCGCGACGGGGATTACGACGGTCGAGGCCGCGCTCCACGTTGGCGTGTCGTGGCCGGTTGGAGCGCGGTGGTTTCGCCATGCTGGCGGCATGCCGCCGATCAGCCTGGACGAGCCCTCGGGCCGCTATCTGTCATTCGCCGAACGCGAGGAGATCGCACTGCTGCGGGCGCAGGGCAAGGGCGTGCGGGAGATCGGCCGCAGCATCGGACGCGATGCGGGAACGATCTCGCGTGAGTTGCGACGTAACGCGGCGACACGGGGCGGCAAGCAGGAGTACCGGGCCACGGTGGCGCAGTGGAAGGCGCAGCAGGCGGCCAAGCGCCCGAAGACAGCCAAGCTGGTGTCGAATCCTCGGCTGCGAGACTACGTGCAGGAGCGCCTGAGCGGCAGCGTCCGCAGACCCGATGGCACAGTCGTCGCCGGGCCCAGGCCACCTGCATGGAAGGGACTGAACAAGCCGCACCGGCAGGACCGGCGGTGGGCGACGGCCTGGAGTCCGGAGCAGATCGCCCACCGGCTGAGGATCGACTTCGCCCATGATGAGTCCATGCGCATCAGCCACGAAGCGATCTACCAGGCCCTGTTCATCGAGGGCCGCGGCGCGCTCAAGCGGGAGCTGGTCGCCTGCCTGCGCACCGGGCGTGCGTTGCGTGAGCCGCGCGCGAGGTCCCAGAGCAAGCCGCAGGGCCACGTCACCGCGGATGTGGTCATCAGCCAGCGGCCGGCCGAAGCCGACGACCGCGCCGTTCCTGGGCACTGGGAGGGAGACCTGATCATCGGCACCGGCCGTTCGGCGATCGGCACGGTCGTGGAACGCGCCAGCCGCTCCACGCTTCTGGTGCACCTGCCACGGCTGGACGGGTGGGGCGAAACGCCGCCGGTGAAGAACGGCCCCGCGCTTGGCGGTTACGGCGCGATCGCGATGAACGCCGCCCTGACGGCGTCGATGACCCAGTTACCTGAACAGCTACGCAAAACCCTTACCTGGGATCGGGGAAAGGAGCTGTCGGCCCATGCGCTGTTCGCGATCGAGACCGGCACGAAGGTGTTCTTCGCCGACCCGCACTCCCCCTGGCAGCGGCCCACGAACGAAAACACGAACGGGCTGCTGCGTCAGTACTTCCCGAAGGGCACCGATCTGTCGAGGTGGACCGCCGACGACCTCGAAGCCGTCGCTTTGGCGCTCAACGACAGGCCCCGCAGAACCCTCGGCTGGCGCACCCCGGCCGAGGTGTTCGAGGAGCAGCTACGCTCGATCCAACAGACCGGTGTTGCAACGACAGGTTGA